The following coding sequences lie in one Rutidosis leptorrhynchoides isolate AG116_Rl617_1_P2 chromosome 6, CSIRO_AGI_Rlap_v1, whole genome shotgun sequence genomic window:
- the LOC139853037 gene encoding AP-1 complex subunit sigma-2-like — translation MIHFVLLISRQGKVRLTKWYSPYSQKERSKVIRELSGVILTRGPKLCNFVEWKGFKVVYKRYASLYFCMCVNEDDNELEILEIIQYFVETLDRYFGSVCELDLIFHFHKAYYILDEILLAGELQESSKKAIHRLIDAQDALVEAAKEEASTVSYIISQVAN, via the exons ATG ATTCATTTTGTTCTATTAATAAGCCGGCAAGGAAAAGTTAGGTTAACAAAATGGTATTCACCTTATTCCCAGAAAGAAAGAAGTAAG GTTATACGAGAGCTCAGTGGGGTGATTCTAACACGAGGCCCAAAGCTTTGCAACTTTGTTGAGTGGAAAGGATTTAAAGTTGTTTACAAGAG ATATGCCAGCCTCTACTTCTGTATGTGCGTTAACGAGGATGACAATGAATTGGAGATCCTTGAAATTATTCAATATTTTGTTGAAACTCTCGATCGTTACTTTGGAAGT GTTTGTGAGCTAGACTTGATCTTCCATTTTCATAAG GCTTATTATATATTAGATGAGATATTATTAGCTGGCGAACTTCAAGAATCAAGCAAGAAGGCAATTCACCGCTTAATAGATGCACag GATGCTTTAGTGGAGGCTGCTAAAGAAGAAGCAAGTACTGTTAGCTATATAATTTCACAGGTAGCCAATTGA
- the LOC139851595 gene encoding uncharacterized protein — MFFFFVGGVTQEVRQVLKQEASRCINCRSPADLVDTNKVLKLFFVPVYRWPSKDQFMHCNNCGLFYPPSLSTSSHEFHVSNNRQCQFCNRAVDSDFRFCPFCGSAL; from the coding sequence ATGTTTTTCTTCTTCGTAGGTGGAGTAACTCAAGAAGTTCGTCAAGTCCTCAAACAAGAAGCCAGCCGGTGCATCAACTGCCGGTCACCGGCCGATCTCGTCGAcaccaacaaagttttaaaattattTTTTGTTCCGGTTTATCGATGGCCATCAAAAGATCAATTCATGCATTGTAACAATTGCGGTCTATTCTATCCACCATCGTTGTCCACGTCATCTCATGAGTTCCACGTGTCGAATAATCGTCAATGTCAGTTCTGTAACCGGGCAGTCGATTCTGATTTCAGGTTTTGCCCCTTTTGTGGTTCTGCTCTTTAA
- the LOC139856193 gene encoding uncharacterized protein produces MGCGKSKHAVETATTITKSSKSDGGKETHTTKTVTEKGDASVVQHEVETTSRVVEDTKKEIKTTKIEPGGVVNTGNVATVSGDSIGNAVDVVKEDDKVKDLDSTRVHDTTTNDNVAPTTPVIEEKKEPKPIADNEAKTDNAGTMKVVKEDEPKKESDKKKTDNVAPVEVKGTRETKLAKDNNVKAEFMTPRMDEEVAKDDVEVKDLEEEEIADLISKKSTETITIADQEVVDSVVDSPIEETDKEEDVEVTDTEVDNVKTSPETTKSKKVLGLKEANTA; encoded by the exons ATGGGTTGTGGGAAATCCAAACACGCTGTCGAAACCGCAACGACCATCACCAAATCATCTAAATCCGATGGCGGCAAAGAAACCCATACCACCAAAACCGTCACGGAAAAAGGTGATGCGTCGGTGGTGCAACACGAAGTTGAAACGACAAGTAGGGTTGTCGAAGACACAAAGAAAGAGATTAAGACAACAAAAATAGAACCTGGCGGCGTTGTCAATACCGGCAATGTAGCCACCGTATCAGGTGATAGTATTGGCAACGCGGTAGATGTTGTGAAAGAAGATGACAAGGTTAAGGACTTGGACTCAACACGGGTTCACGATACCACCACAAATGACAATGTGGCCCCCACCACACCAGTTATAGAAGAGAAGAAAGAACCCAAACCAATAGCAGATAACGAGGCCAAAACTGACAATGCGGGTACCATGAAAGTTGTCAAAGAAGATGAACCTAAGAAAGAATCCGACAAGAAGAAAACTGATAATGTGGCTCCGGTTGAAGTGAAAGGGACTAGGGAAACAAAGTTGGCGAAGGATAACAATGTCAAAGCTGAATTTATGACACCTAGGATGGACGAAGAAGTTGCGAAGGATGACGTGGAAGTCAAGGATCTCGAGGAAGAAGAGATAGCGGATCTAATTTCCAAAAAGTCTACGGAAACCATCACCATCGCAGATCAAGAGGTTGTTGATTCGGTTGTAGATTCGCCAATAGAGGAGACAGATAAAG AGGAAGATGTTGAGGTGACTGACACAGAGGTGGATAATGTGAAGACTTCACCAGAAACAACAAAGTCGAAGAAAGTTTTGGGTCTAAAAGAG GCAAATACAGCATAA